DNA from Arthrobacter sp. SLBN-112:
CACCTATGACTGGCGGGTCAGCCCGTCAAAACCGCTCCTGCGGCGGCTGGGCTGGTTGCTTAAGCCCGCCTTTTCAGCGAACCATCGTTGGGCGATGGCCCGCGGGCAGGAAGGCCTGGCGCTGGAACTACGACGACGGCGGCCGGGCGCCGATCTCTCCGACATCCCGCAGCCGGCGGGCCCCACCTTTGTCAGCCGGCGCCGGCGGCGTAAAACCGCGCATTTGCCCCTTTAACCTGGCACCAGGAATGCACCGGCACCTCGGTGGCCACGCCAGCAACGTTCGTCAGGTGCCCTTCACCCCATGAACACGACACATGTACATGGCGGCGGGATGCGATCTGCCGGCACTGCTATTCATCGAAGTGGGTTTGAAGTGCAGCGGCCTGAGGGAAGATGGCTCCGATGACTCCTGCCGCTACCTCATGGAGCTTGATGTTCCGGGAACCGGAAGCTCTCCGCAGGATGGTGAATGCCGCGTCCTGGCTGCAGCGGTTCTGCGCCATGATCACACCGACGGCAATATCGATAACCGTCCGGCTTTTCATCGCCGCTTCCAGATTGTCTTTTGCCTCCTGCAGCCGGGTCAGGCGCAGCTCCAACCGGAGAGTCTTGGCCGATTGTTCACCGAACAGTTCAGCACGGGCGATGTCTTCACCGGAAATGCCATGCGGCCGCGAGGAGTAAATATTCAGGGCCGCCGTGGATTCGCCCTCCAACCGCAGGGGAACAGCCAGGATTGACTGGATTCCCTCTTCCGCGACGGCTTGGATGTATCCGGGCCAGCGGTGTTCCCGTGACACGTCAGGGACGTAGATCGTGGTACCGGTCCGCATGGCCATCAGGCAAGGGCCGTCGCCGAACGCGTACTGGAGTTCATCCATCACCCGGGCCCTGGCGTCGCTGCAGGCTACCGTGACCGGTTTCTTCCTGCGTGCCACGGTGACATTGCAGTGCACCTTTGATTCAGGTGGGGAAAGGAGGGACGAGGAAAAGCTTGCCAGTTCCTGGAAGAACTCCTCGGCGTCCGAGGTTTCCAGAACCATGTCCTGGAGTAGGGAGTAGATCCCGTCCTGCA
Protein-coding regions in this window:
- a CDS encoding GAF and ANTAR domain-containing protein; the encoded protein is MDAQPFRTAELQDGIYSLLQDMVLETSDAEEFFQELASFSSSLLSPPESKVHCNVTVARRKKPVTVACSDARARVMDELQYAFGDGPCLMAMRTGTTIYVPDVSREHRWPGYIQAVAEEGIQSILAVPLRLEGESTAALNIYSSRPHGISGEDIARAELFGEQSAKTLRLELRLTRLQEAKDNLEAAMKSRTVIDIAVGVIMAQNRCSQDAAFTILRRASGSRNIKLHEVAAGVIGAIFPQAAALQTHFDE